The window TTTGCTTCTGCGGCATGAATCGACAGAAAGTGGCGCGCGAGCGGAATGATGTCTTCTGCCCGCTCGCGCAGGGAGGGAATTTGCACGGGGATCACGTTGAGGCGAAAGAACAGATCTTCGCGAAAGCGCCCAGCCACAATTTCGTCCTGAATCACCCGGTTGGTCGCCGCGACCATGCGCACATCCACGTGCCGCGTCGCGGTACCTCCCACGCGCAGCACTTCGCCCTCCTGGAGAACACGGAGCAGCTTGGCCTGAAAATCGTCTCCAACCTCCGCGATCTCGTCGAGGAAGAGGGTCCCCCCGTGCGCGCGCTCGAAGCATCCGGCATGCGCACCTACCGCCCCGGTGAACGCTCCCTTCTCGTGGCCGAACAGCTCGCTTTCCAGCACGCCCGGCGCGAAAGCCTTGCAGTTTACGGCAACGAAGGGACCGCCCACCCGATCGCTGTAGTAGTGGAGCATGCGCGCAACCAGTTCCTTGCCGGTACCGCTCTCGCCCTGGATAAGGATGGCTGCGTGGCTGGGTGCGGCGCGTCGCACCAGGTTGATCAGTTCGCGGCTGCGACGGCTCTCGCTGACCATCGATTCGGGCGAGTAGCGACTGGCGGCGACCTGGCGCAAATCGGAGTTCTCGCGACGAAGGCGCGACATCTCCAGGGCGCGCCCTACGGTGGCCCGCAGTTCGTCGTTATCGAAGGGCTTGGTGACATAGTCAAACGCGCCGGCGCGCATCGCGGCGACTGCGGAAGGGACGCTGCCGTAGGCGGTAATAAAGATGACGGGCAACGCCGGATAGTCGCGCTTTACGCGGCGCAGCACTTCCATCCCGTCTACCTCCGACATCTTCCAGTCGGTGACGACCGCGTCGTACGCGCGGTCCCCAAGGAGCGCAATCGCCCGCTCGCCGTCGCTGGAGAAGTCGCATTCGTAGCCGGCCGATCGCAGTGCGGTGGCGATCACTTCGCCCATCCGCTCCTGGTCGTCGACGATCAGAATGCGTGCGTTCATGGCAGCGCCGCGCGTGGCAAGATCACGCTGAACCGGGCCCCGCCCGATGAGCTTTCGCCGAGCCGGATCGAGCCGCCGTGCGCTTCGGTGATTTGCCGCGCGATTGCCAGTCCGAGTCCGACACCGCTCGCCCGGGTGGTGAAAAACGGTTCAAAGATTCTATCGTGGAGAGCCGCAGGAACGCCGGGTCCGGAATCTTCGACCACCAGTTCGACAGTCGAATCTTCCGCGCGACATTCGATCTTGACTTCACCACCTATCGGCGCCGCCTGCGCGGCATTGGTTAGAAGGCCGGCGAGCACCTGTGCGATCAAGTTTGGATCCGCACTCGCGACCGCGCTCCTCGGCGCCTCCCGACGCTCGATGCGGACCTGGCGCGACTCGATTGGCCCGCGAGCCAGCAGTAGTGCCCGATCGAACAATTCGGCGGCCGCCACCGCCTGCGCCGTGAGCCGGGCCGGCCGCGCGAAGGCGAGCAGCGAGTTCACCAGGCTGGCAAGCCGGTCTGCCTCTTCCATCATGAACCGGCAGGAGCGCAGGGTTTCGGCGGCCTCTGATGGTGCGGCCTCCGCCAGGCTTTGTGCGGCGGAACGAATTACCGCGAGCGGGTTTCGCACCTCGTGGGCGATCGCAGCGGCGAGGGTTCCCAGGGCTGCGAGCTTTTCCGACTGCAAGAGACGCTCGCGGGATGCGGCGAGTTCCCTCATTTGCGCACCGATGAGATCGGCGGAAGTCCGCGCGCGCTGGCGGTCGTCGAGGGTTTTACCGAGCATGAACCCCAGCACCGCGAACCATGCTCCAAACCAGGCAACCACAGGCCACATCACGTCATGGCCATGGGAAGTCAGGTTTACACCGAGCCGCCTCAGGATGAGCGCATCGGCTAGCGCGACGGCCGCGCCGAGCGCGGCGCCCCACCAGTGCAGTTGCGACTTGAGGTTGATGCGGGTATTGGCGGACTCAGCCGCCGCTCCCGCTGAAGGCATCGCTAGTCCTTCTGCCGGAGCGTCTAGACCCGCACTCATGCTGGCAATTCTCTTCGCCTGCGCATCCACACGCAATCCATCGGATGCCACGCAAGATCGATTGCAAGAATCGTGAGCGACCCCGACCCGACGACTTTCCCGTCCGCCCGCTCCGAAACCGTTGAGACCTGCAACGCCGTTGAGTTTCGCAACGCAGAAGCGCACGCGGCGGTCGCATCTGGGCGCCCTCCGAGGCGGCACAGAGCTTGAAAGAACAATGTGCCGTACTGCAGCAAATCGAAAGGAGTCTATTTGATGAATCTCAAACAGATTGTACTGGGGATCGTACTAGCCGGTTTTTCAATTCTGACCGCCTACGCGTTAATCGGGTACGGGTACGTAGGCTTTTTTCGCGAGGCCATCTCCAACCTTGCTTCCGTAACGCTACTGGTGGACCTGATAATCTCGCTCACGATCATCCTGGTTTACCTCGGCAATGATGCCCGCGAGCGAGGGGCTTCGGCAGTGCCGTATCTACTGCTAACACTCGCCTTTGGCAGCGTGGGGCCGCTTCTCTATTTGATTCGCCGCATGGGCGGAAATCACGACGTCAATCGCGAGCCGGCTCGTCCCGCGGGCGCATCCAATTAATGATGACCGTTGCTTCGGATTGACCCGAAACGACCTCGGAGGAAGGTAGCGCTCCAGTATTGTCTGCTCGGTCGATCTTTCGGGATCAGGCGGGAGCATCCACGGTCAGCCGCGGATCGCGCGCCTTTGGCAGATTGTCGTACAGATCCGCAATCAGATCCGACTTGACCTTCCGATACCCTGCATCATCCCACAGATTTCGCCACTGCAACGGGTCTTCGGCCAGGTTGTAGAGCTCGCCCTCCGTCCCCTGGTAGCGGATGTCGGGCACAGGCCGATTCTGCTGCAGCGCCTGGTATACCAATGTGAGATTGAACCCGAAGTCACGGGTTGACTTCTCGTACACGGTGCAGACCCAGCCGTCGCGATAGATCGACCGCAGATGCATTCCGATCTCCGCGAACTGGCTGTCCCATTCGGTGATGGCCCCCTGGCGACCCGAGCCGCCTGCGGTCGGGAGCGACCTGCCTTGCGCCCACTCCGGAGTCGCAACTCCCGCGATTTGGCAGAAGGTGGGAGCAATATCGAGGTGACCGACCGGCTCGGCGATCTCGGCCGGGGCAACCCTGGCCACCGGTGCTGGGCGCCAGATGAGGGGGACACGCATCAACGCGTCGACGTGATAAGGGCCCTTGAACATCAGACCGAAATCGCCCTGCAGCTCGCCGTGGTCAGTGGTGAAGAAAATATCCGTGCTGCCGTCCCATCCGCGCTCCGCAATCCGGCCCAGCACGCGGCCACACGCCTCATCGATAAGCTCGTTTTCGACGTGGGTGAGCGCGTTGATTTCACGCACCTGGTCATGGGTCATGACACACGGGATGAAGGCCATCGAACCGCCTTCATCGTTGCGAAAGCGCCCCTGGTACCATTCCAGCCAATGGCGCGGCTTCGCGGCAAGGATTTTTTCGATCTTCTCGCGCGAACCCGGATGGCCGGGCGGCAAATCGAGGTCGTGCCAGTTGATCCGGCGTGCCTCGCTGGCCGGCGGGTCCCACGGATGATGGGGGTCGGGAAAGCTCATCCACACGAACCAGTCGTCATTCACACCCAGCGAGTTGAGATACGCGATGGTACGGTCCGCGATCCAATCGGTGTGATAGTGCGCGCGCGGCACCGGATTGTAGGTAACTTCCGGGGCGCCAGTATCGCCGCCCCCCTTGGCACTCAGCATCCTCCCGAACCCTGCGGCTTCTGCGGGAAAGTTGCTGTTCAGCCACTTCGAATAGTGCCAGCGACCCATCGGCCCGTGCATGGCCAGCTCCATGTGTTCGAACCCACGGTACGGGCCGGTCTTCCCCTCATCCGCCATCCGGTTTTCGAACCAGCGCGCGCCGGGATCGAGCATCGGCTCGAAATGCGCCTTGCCGATCAGCGCGGTCCGGTAGCCCGCTTTTTCATGGAGCCAGGCCGCGATGCTCGGAGCATCGGGCGGGAGCGGCACGCCGTTGGCAAAGACACCGTGAGTGCGCACGTACTGTCCCGTGATCATCGTGGAGCGCGCGGGCATACATACCGTGTTCTGGTTGTACGCGCGGCGAAAGTTGATACCCGCAGCAGCCAAACCATCCGCCACCGGGGTGCGTGCGA of the Candidatus Binataceae bacterium genome contains:
- a CDS encoding sigma-54 dependent transcriptional regulator; the encoded protein is MNARILIVDDQERMGEVIATALRSAGYECDFSSDGERAIALLGDRAYDAVVTDWKMSEVDGMEVLRRVKRDYPALPVIFITAYGSVPSAVAAMRAGAFDYVTKPFDNDELRATVGRALEMSRLRRENSDLRQVAASRYSPESMVSESRRSRELINLVRRAAPSHAAILIQGESGTGKELVARMLHYYSDRVGGPFVAVNCKAFAPGVLESELFGHEKGAFTGAVGAHAGCFERAHGGTLFLDEIAEVGDDFQAKLLRVLQEGEVLRVGGTATRHVDVRMVAATNRVIQDEIVAGRFREDLFFRLNVIPVQIPSLRERAEDIIPLARHFLSIHAAEANRKLEFSPESEAALLRHRWPGNVRELENVVERAAVLCATDRIQPEDLMLDRPIFGRELPFKGSLQDSIDDLVRARIVAALDASEGNRAQAARALDIDRATLWRWIRRLGI
- a CDS encoding ATP-binding protein, with translation MPSAGAAAESANTRINLKSQLHWWGAALGAAVALADALILRRLGVNLTSHGHDVMWPVVAWFGAWFAVLGFMLGKTLDDRQRARTSADLIGAQMRELAASRERLLQSEKLAALGTLAAAIAHEVRNPLAVIRSAAQSLAEAAPSEAAETLRSCRFMMEEADRLASLVNSLLAFARPARLTAQAVAAAELFDRALLLARGPIESRQVRIERREAPRSAVASADPNLIAQVLAGLLTNAAQAAPIGGEVKIECRAEDSTVELVVEDSGPGVPAALHDRIFEPFFTTRASGVGLGLAIARQITEAHGGSIRLGESSSGGARFSVILPRAALP
- a CDS encoding DUF2834 domain-containing protein, with the translated sequence MNLKQIVLGIVLAGFSILTAYALIGYGYVGFFREAISNLASVTLLVDLIISLTIILVYLGNDARERGASAVPYLLLTLAFGSVGPLLYLIRRMGGNHDVNREPARPAGASN
- a CDS encoding sulfatase-like hydrolase/transferase, with amino-acid sequence MGRKILFITTDQQRYDALGCNGGRIARTPVADGLAAAGINFRRAYNQNTVCMPARSTMITGQYVRTHGVFANGVPLPPDAPSIAAWLHEKAGYRTALIGKAHFEPMLDPGARWFENRMADEGKTGPYRGFEHMELAMHGPMGRWHYSKWLNSNFPAEAAGFGRMLSAKGGGDTGAPEVTYNPVPRAHYHTDWIADRTIAYLNSLGVNDDWFVWMSFPDPHHPWDPPASEARRINWHDLDLPPGHPGSREKIEKILAAKPRHWLEWYQGRFRNDEGGSMAFIPCVMTHDQVREINALTHVENELIDEACGRVLGRIAERGWDGSTDIFFTTDHGELQGDFGLMFKGPYHVDALMRVPLIWRPAPVARVAPAEIAEPVGHLDIAPTFCQIAGVATPEWAQGRSLPTAGGSGRQGAITEWDSQFAEIGMHLRSIYRDGWVCTVYEKSTRDFGFNLTLVYQALQQNRPVPDIRYQGTEGELYNLAEDPLQWRNLWDDAGYRKVKSDLIADLYDNLPKARDPRLTVDAPA